One Telluria mixta DNA window includes the following coding sequences:
- a CDS encoding BON domain-containing protein: protein MKRFSTGRTPAALSTSALLAALALCGITGCATDSPKAVVGQTDDAGITAGVKAALLGDASLKVGEIDVDTDQGVVRLSGFVSSADDVAAAAAAARTVRGVRSVRNELRLK, encoded by the coding sequence ATGAAACGATTCAGTACAGGCAGGACCCCGGCGGCACTATCGACATCGGCACTGCTGGCGGCTCTGGCCCTGTGCGGGATCACGGGATGCGCAACGGACAGCCCGAAGGCTGTCGTAGGGCAAACCGATGACGCCGGCATCACGGCCGGCGTGAAGGCCGCCCTCCTCGGCGATGCCAGCCTGAAGGTAGGCGAGATCGACGTCGATACGGACCAGGGGGTCGTCCGGCTGAGCGGATTCGTGAGCTCCGCGGACGACGTGGCGGCGGCCGCCGCGGCCGCGCGCACCGTGAGGGGCGTCAGATCGGTCAGGAATGAGCTGCGCCTGAAGTGA
- a CDS encoding glycine zipper 2TM domain-containing protein, whose amino-acid sequence MKTIKHIIATATLATVALGLTGCAGMSKQDRNTAIGAGAGAVVGGALTGGSAVGTVGGAAVGGVIGNQVKTTH is encoded by the coding sequence ATGAAAACCATCAAGCACATCATCGCGACCGCAACGCTGGCAACCGTGGCCCTGGGCCTGACCGGCTGCGCCGGCATGTCGAAGCAGGACCGTAACACCGCCATCGGCGCCGGCGCCGGCGCAGTGGTCGGCGGCGCCCTGACGGGCGGCAGCGCTGTCGGTACCGTCGGTGGCGCAGCCGTGGGCGGCGTGATCGGCAACCAGGTGAAGACGACGCACTGA
- a CDS encoding Crp/Fnr family transcriptional regulator — protein sequence MNSAVPPVVAEHNANLLLAALPPQELARMLPALDQVKVDVGAVLCEPGDTIRHIYFPHDCLISMMAVAEGRMTLEVGLVGREGMLGATVALGHETTQVRAVVQRAGSASRIDADRLRTEFARNPALQRVLYRYTDVLLAQAIQIAVCSRYHVLEARLARSLLVTRDRLQSDKFHLTHEFLAHALGVRRVGVTKAASALQQQGLINYSRGNIEILDPARLAAAACTCYEIVREAGAGVGAPVLV from the coding sequence ATGAATTCAGCCGTCCCACCTGTGGTCGCCGAGCACAATGCCAACCTGCTGCTGGCTGCGCTGCCGCCGCAGGAGCTGGCACGGATGCTGCCGGCGCTCGACCAGGTCAAGGTGGACGTCGGCGCCGTGCTGTGCGAGCCGGGCGACACCATCCGCCACATCTATTTTCCGCACGACTGCCTGATCTCGATGATGGCCGTGGCCGAAGGCCGCATGACGCTCGAGGTGGGCCTCGTGGGCCGCGAAGGCATGCTGGGTGCCACCGTCGCGCTCGGCCACGAGACGACGCAGGTGCGCGCCGTCGTGCAGCGCGCGGGCAGCGCCAGCCGCATCGACGCCGACCGCCTGCGCACCGAATTCGCCCGCAACCCGGCCCTGCAGCGCGTGCTGTACCGCTACACGGATGTTCTGCTGGCCCAGGCCATCCAGATCGCCGTCTGCAGCCGCTACCACGTGCTGGAGGCGCGTCTCGCGCGCTCGCTGCTCGTCACGCGCGACCGCCTGCAATCCGACAAATTCCACCTCACCCACGAATTCCTGGCCCACGCGCTGGGCGTGCGCCGCGTGGGCGTCACCAAGGCCGCCAGCGCGTTGCAGCAGCAGGGGCTCATCAACTACAGCCGCGGCAATATCGAGATCCTCGATCCGGCACGTCTCGCTGCAGCCGCCTGCACCTGCTACGAGATCGTGCGCGAAGCGGGTGCCGGCGTCGGCGCGCCCGTGCTGGTCTGA
- a CDS encoding glycine zipper 2TM domain-containing protein, whose amino-acid sequence MDTHPTPPARARQHPLLIAAAIAVILFCAIGTAAIMGWLPTSTGGNRGQLSDADRAALSAGIQQPGQPGYVAPAAPLASQAQPAYPVQTPVQPTYPAPAAAQTYAAPDTAYGYGGSQGSTSAGADYAPAPAPQYAPAERAAAEPAPAPKVVRKSTKVASNDTGSNWCNNCGNIESIRQIKTRAQGSGVGAAGGAILGGLLGNQVGSGHGRQLATVAGAVGGAVVGNQVEGNMKADVSYEIRVRLDDGTLRTFHQHSAPPWRTGDRVRIVKGSLRSA is encoded by the coding sequence ATGGACACGCATCCCACCCCGCCCGCACGGGCCAGGCAACACCCACTCCTGATTGCGGCCGCGATTGCAGTCATCCTGTTCTGTGCGATCGGCACGGCGGCCATCATGGGCTGGCTGCCGACGTCGACCGGTGGCAACCGCGGCCAGCTGAGCGACGCCGACCGCGCGGCCCTGTCGGCCGGCATACAACAGCCGGGCCAGCCGGGCTATGTGGCACCCGCCGCGCCGCTCGCGAGCCAGGCGCAGCCCGCCTATCCGGTGCAGACGCCCGTACAGCCCACCTACCCTGCCCCGGCCGCTGCGCAGACCTATGCGGCACCGGACACCGCGTACGGCTACGGCGGCAGCCAGGGATCGACGAGCGCCGGCGCCGACTACGCGCCCGCCCCGGCCCCGCAATACGCGCCGGCCGAGCGCGCCGCAGCCGAACCGGCACCGGCACCGAAGGTCGTCCGCAAGTCGACCAAGGTCGCCTCCAACGACACCGGCAGCAACTGGTGCAATAACTGCGGCAACATCGAATCGATCCGCCAGATCAAGACGCGCGCCCAGGGCAGCGGCGTGGGGGCGGCGGGCGGCGCCATCCTCGGCGGGTTGCTGGGCAACCAGGTCGGCAGCGGTCACGGCCGGCAACTGGCTACCGTCGCCGGCGCGGTCGGCGGTGCCGTCGTGGGCAACCAGGTCGAAGGCAATATGAAGGCCGACGTCAGCTACGAGATCCGTGTCCGTCTCGACGACGGCACGCTGCGCACGTTCCACCAGCACAGCGCGCCGCCGTGGCGTACGGGCGACCGCGTGCGCATCGTGAAAGGCTCGCTGCGCTCGGCCTGA
- a CDS encoding lmo0937 family membrane protein, which translates to MLYTIAVILIILWLLGLVTSYTVGGFIHILLVVAVIMILVRLISGRGI; encoded by the coding sequence ATGCTCTACACAATTGCCGTCATTCTCATCATTCTGTGGCTGCTCGGTCTGGTAACTTCCTACACCGTCGGCGGTTTCATCCATATCCTGCTGGTCGTCGCCGTCATCATGATCCTGGTGCGCCTGATCAGTGGCCGAGGCATATAG
- a CDS encoding OmpA family protein, giving the protein MKTTLIRSTLCATAFAVAATGCADMSQTQRGTATGAGVGAGLGAILGASTGGGGSGRATRGAVLGAAAGAVVGNVWSRHMEQQRQQMEQATRGTGVQVSQTSDNRLKLEIPSDVSFDTNRSDIKSNFRPILDRFAQTLNENPATNVTIIGHTDNTGSDQINQPLSLDRAAHTRDYLTARGINPARITVEGRAAREPIANNDDPAGRARNRRVEIYVSEPARQG; this is encoded by the coding sequence ATGAAAACAACCCTGATCCGTTCCACCCTGTGCGCCACCGCCTTCGCCGTGGCCGCCACCGGCTGCGCCGACATGAGCCAGACCCAGCGCGGTACCGCCACCGGCGCCGGCGTCGGTGCCGGTCTCGGCGCGATTCTCGGCGCCTCGACGGGCGGCGGCGGTTCCGGCCGGGCCACCCGCGGCGCGGTGCTGGGCGCGGCAGCGGGCGCCGTCGTCGGCAACGTCTGGTCGCGCCATATGGAACAGCAGCGCCAGCAGATGGAACAGGCCACGCGCGGCACCGGCGTGCAGGTCTCGCAGACGTCCGACAACCGCCTGAAACTCGAGATCCCGAGCGACGTGTCGTTCGACACGAACCGCTCCGACATCAAGTCGAACTTCCGCCCGATCCTCGACCGTTTCGCGCAGACGCTGAACGAGAACCCGGCGACCAACGTGACCATCATCGGCCACACGGACAACACGGGCAGCGACCAGATCAACCAGCCGCTGTCGCTGGACCGCGCCGCGCACACGCGCGACTATCTGACGGCGCGCGGCATCAATCCGGCCCGCATCACGGTCGAAGGCCGCGCCGCGCGCGAACCGATCGCCAACAACGACGATCCGGCCGGCCGCGCGCGCAACCGCCGCGTCGAGATTTACGTGAGCGAACCGGCCCGGCAAGGCTGA
- a CDS encoding NUDIX domain-containing protein translates to MTRDTVRIVREEILSDHYLPLKNVTYAQRRQDGELQVQSREVYDCADGAAVLLYNRAHRSVVLTRQFRLGARLAGHDGYLLEAAAGMLDGADPAERAKAEAREETGYAIEHVQPALQLYVSPGSTTERIHLFVAEYDRARRCDDGGGNAGEGEDIEVVELDFDDALAMVETGDIVDAKTVLLLMYLERKVLGRHGEAS, encoded by the coding sequence ATGACCCGCGACACCGTGCGCATCGTCCGCGAGGAGATCCTCTCGGACCATTATCTGCCCCTCAAGAACGTCACCTACGCCCAGCGGCGCCAGGACGGCGAGCTGCAGGTCCAGTCGCGCGAAGTCTACGACTGCGCGGACGGCGCCGCCGTTCTGCTGTACAACCGCGCCCACCGGTCGGTGGTGCTGACACGCCAGTTCCGCCTCGGCGCCCGCCTCGCCGGCCACGATGGCTACCTGCTCGAAGCGGCGGCCGGCATGCTGGACGGCGCCGACCCGGCCGAACGCGCGAAAGCCGAAGCGCGCGAAGAAACCGGCTACGCCATCGAGCATGTGCAGCCCGCGCTGCAGCTGTACGTCAGCCCGGGTTCGACGACGGAACGCATCCATCTGTTCGTCGCGGAGTATGATCGCGCGCGGCGCTGCGACGACGGCGGCGGCAACGCCGGGGAAGGCGAAGACATCGAGGTCGTCGAACTGGATTTCGACGACGCCCTCGCGATGGTCGAGACGGGCGACATCGTCGATGCCAAGACGGTCCTGCTGCTCATGTACCTGGAGCGCAAGGTACTGGGGCGGCACGGCGAAGCATCCTGA
- a CDS encoding DUF3617 domain-containing protein, whose product MNKSIASALLLACACAALPAGAQTLKPGLWSLSNTMTSSDPQVSQAMSAVQQHMANMSPEQRQQMQKIMQQNGVQLDVGTNGALQTKLCMTREMAERKEFPVQQGDCKQSFTQQSATRGHIAFTCTKPKVSGEGDLVADNDTSYRASMKIRSEEQGRNQTVDMDVTGKWLSADCGTIRPIPIPRAK is encoded by the coding sequence ATGAACAAATCCATTGCATCCGCGCTCCTGCTCGCGTGCGCGTGCGCTGCGCTCCCGGCCGGCGCCCAGACGCTGAAACCCGGCCTGTGGTCGTTGTCGAACACGATGACGTCGAGCGACCCGCAAGTGTCGCAGGCGATGTCCGCCGTGCAGCAGCACATGGCTAACATGTCGCCCGAGCAGCGTCAGCAGATGCAGAAGATCATGCAGCAGAACGGCGTACAGCTCGACGTCGGGACGAACGGCGCCCTGCAGACCAAGCTGTGCATGACGCGCGAGATGGCGGAGCGCAAGGAATTCCCCGTCCAGCAAGGCGATTGCAAGCAGTCGTTCACGCAGCAATCGGCGACCCGCGGCCACATCGCGTTCACCTGCACGAAGCCGAAGGTGAGCGGCGAAGGCGACCTGGTTGCCGACAACGACACGAGCTACCGCGCCAGCATGAAGATCCGGAGCGAAGAACAGGGGCGCAACCAGACTGTGGACATGGATGTCACCGGCAAGTGGCTGTCGGCCGATTGCGGCACCATCCGTCCGATCCCCATCCCGCGAGCAAAGTAG
- a CDS encoding branched-chain amino acid aminotransferase yields MYLTYYNGQWAEGNTPLFGAMDHSVWLGSSVFDGARALRGHLPDLRPHLERVIASADKLGLQCPLNVDEMEALVREGVARFPADAELYIRPLVFASEGFLIPTPEAAAFALTLFDAPLPPFSGFSACLSALRRPEPTMAPTDAKASALYANTARALREAKARGFDNAVLLDAAGNVAEFATSNLFLVTSDGEVVTPALNGTFLAGITRARVIALLLDAGVKVVERTVKPEELDTAREIFNTGNYGKVAPCTRYESRELPAGPVAKQARDLYLAFTETT; encoded by the coding sequence ATGTACCTGACTTACTATAACGGCCAATGGGCCGAAGGGAATACGCCGTTGTTCGGCGCCATGGACCATAGCGTCTGGCTGGGTTCGTCCGTCTTCGACGGCGCGCGGGCGCTGCGCGGCCATCTGCCGGACCTGCGTCCGCACCTGGAGCGCGTGATCGCATCGGCAGACAAGCTGGGTCTGCAGTGCCCGTTGAACGTGGATGAAATGGAAGCGCTCGTGCGTGAAGGCGTCGCGCGCTTTCCGGCCGACGCGGAGCTGTACATTCGTCCCCTTGTGTTCGCTTCGGAAGGTTTCCTGATCCCGACGCCGGAAGCGGCCGCGTTCGCGCTGACCCTGTTCGACGCGCCGCTGCCGCCATTCTCCGGCTTCTCGGCCTGTCTGTCGGCGCTGCGCCGTCCCGAGCCGACGATGGCGCCGACGGATGCCAAGGCGTCCGCACTGTACGCCAACACGGCCAGGGCGCTGCGCGAGGCAAAGGCACGCGGGTTCGACAACGCCGTCCTGCTGGACGCGGCCGGGAACGTGGCCGAGTTCGCGACGTCAAACCTGTTCCTCGTCACGAGCGACGGCGAAGTCGTCACGCCCGCGCTGAACGGCACCTTCCTGGCCGGCATCACCCGCGCCCGCGTGATTGCGCTGCTGCTTGATGCCGGCGTGAAGGTCGTCGAGCGCACGGTGAAGCCGGAAGAACTCGACACGGCCCGCGAAATCTTCAACACCGGCAACTACGGCAAGGTCGCACCGTGCACGCGCTACGAATCGCGCGAACTGCCTGCCGGCCCGGTCGCGAAACAGGCGCGCGACCTCTATCTCGCCTTCACCGAGACCACCTGA
- a CDS encoding site-specific recombinase, whose amino-acid sequence MLSILELLDPDSDRIDLLVDLVDRLRPRRASDHDYARAQVRTLTQLLKGHPGQAWTLRRYLTRLLETRRHTSLYSDVGILSNDGFFTELKKRIAYRILPPALDDLYLSDTLDRVLCREDDYQWIRAVPNADWLELFDVVANAAPPEDAADESAESSRARKVVLAGLLDAIRTLSCRVCALGLEPRLIHAHMEIEEVDSPFLMQNIEANKYLDDYGRLMAGEVDTMEDARHLLVMLDQCEDVVLKIRRGALASGTSVALTYLLVALTQSIDRLRKLLFLVDTSGELPSAPTVDVETLANEATPPTEPPTSLRRAAAVDLAQELAEAHNTKYEVRGLLRDNIDLLARNVTENASRTGEHYIAERRADLRGMFASSAGAGIIIGVMALIKILISYQHRAPLIEALLYSLNYAAGFMLVHVLHFTIATKQPAMTAARIASALHDTAQRGGGRPGSSRRQVDVDSMAALVNKVFRTQIVAVLGNLATVIPVAWAIALAWYWIFGTHLVNPVKAEHLIEDSHPWHSLALLHAAIAGVWLFVSGLVSGYYDNKAMYTRMGQRVQQLRWLRRLLGEARRARFARYVEDNLGGLMGNFVFGVLMGITGTVGYLLGLPLDVRHVTFSSANFAIGFVGLGQQLDPDTIAITFLGIALIGMVNLLVSFGLALWVALRARKVRFRHGFLLLRALGRRLRAAPLDFFIGPRDLDEAAVANPRGFK is encoded by the coding sequence ATGCTCTCGATCCTCGAACTTCTTGACCCGGACAGCGACCGCATCGACCTGCTGGTCGACCTGGTCGACCGGTTGCGTCCGCGCCGCGCAAGCGACCACGACTACGCGCGCGCCCAGGTGCGCACGCTGACCCAGCTGCTGAAGGGTCATCCCGGCCAGGCCTGGACGCTGCGCCGCTACCTGACCCGCCTGCTCGAAACGCGCCGCCACACGAGCCTGTATTCCGATGTCGGCATCCTGTCGAACGACGGCTTTTTTACGGAACTCAAGAAGCGCATCGCCTACCGCATCCTGCCGCCCGCTCTGGACGACCTGTACCTGTCCGACACGCTCGACCGCGTGCTGTGCCGCGAGGACGATTACCAGTGGATCCGCGCCGTGCCGAACGCAGACTGGCTTGAATTGTTCGACGTGGTCGCGAACGCCGCGCCGCCAGAGGATGCAGCCGACGAATCCGCCGAGTCCTCGCGTGCGCGCAAGGTTGTGCTGGCGGGCCTGCTGGATGCGATCCGGACCCTGTCGTGCCGCGTCTGCGCGCTGGGCCTGGAACCGCGTCTGATCCACGCGCACATGGAAATCGAGGAAGTCGACTCGCCCTTCCTCATGCAGAACATCGAGGCGAACAAATACCTCGACGACTACGGCCGCCTGATGGCCGGCGAGGTCGACACGATGGAAGATGCGCGCCATCTGCTCGTCATGCTCGACCAGTGCGAAGACGTGGTGTTGAAGATCCGCCGCGGCGCCCTCGCCTCCGGCACGAGCGTCGCGCTCACCTATCTGCTGGTGGCACTGACGCAGAGCATCGACCGCCTGAGAAAGCTGCTGTTCCTCGTCGACACGAGCGGCGAGCTGCCGTCCGCACCGACCGTGGACGTGGAGACGCTCGCGAACGAGGCGACGCCGCCGACCGAACCGCCGACGAGCCTGCGCCGCGCGGCGGCCGTCGACCTCGCGCAGGAACTCGCGGAAGCGCACAACACCAAGTACGAGGTGCGCGGCCTGCTGCGCGACAACATCGACCTGCTGGCCCGCAACGTGACGGAAAACGCGAGCCGCACGGGCGAGCACTACATCGCCGAACGGCGCGCGGACCTGCGCGGCATGTTCGCGTCGTCGGCCGGGGCCGGCATCATCATCGGCGTCATGGCGCTCATCAAGATCCTGATCTCGTACCAGCACCGCGCCCCGCTGATCGAAGCCCTGCTCTACAGCCTCAACTACGCGGCCGGCTTCATGCTCGTGCATGTGCTGCATTTTACGATCGCGACCAAGCAGCCGGCGATGACGGCCGCGCGCATCGCCTCCGCCCTGCACGACACCGCGCAGCGCGGCGGCGGCCGACCGGGCTCGAGCCGGCGCCAGGTCGATGTGGACAGCATGGCGGCCCTGGTGAATAAAGTGTTCCGGACGCAGATCGTCGCCGTGCTCGGCAACCTCGCGACCGTGATCCCGGTCGCGTGGGCGATCGCCCTCGCCTGGTACTGGATCTTCGGCACGCATCTCGTGAACCCGGTCAAGGCCGAACACCTGATCGAAGACAGCCACCCGTGGCATTCGCTCGCGCTGCTGCATGCGGCGATCGCGGGCGTGTGGCTGTTCGTGTCGGGGCTCGTGTCCGGCTACTACGACAACAAGGCCATGTACACGCGCATGGGCCAGCGCGTGCAGCAGCTGCGCTGGCTGCGCCGGCTGCTCGGCGAGGCGCGGCGCGCCCGCTTCGCCCGCTACGTCGAGGACAACCTCGGCGGCCTGATGGGCAACTTCGTGTTCGGCGTGCTGATGGGGATCACGGGCACCGTCGGCTACCTCCTCGGCCTGCCGCTCGATGTGCGCCACGTGACCTTTTCGTCCGCGAATTTCGCCATCGGCTTCGTCGGCCTCGGCCAGCAGCTCGACCCGGACACGATCGCCATTACGTTCCTCGGCATCGCCCTCATCGGCATGGTCAACTTGCTGGTGAGCTTCGGCCTCGCGCTGTGGGTGGCGCTGCGGGCGCGCAAGGTGCGTTTCCGTCATGGCTTCCTCCTGCTGCGCGCGCTGGGCCGCCGCCTGCGCGCGGCGCCGCTCGACTTTTTCATCGGACCGCGCGACCTCGACGAGGCCGCGGTTGCCAACCCGAGAGGTTTCAAATGA
- the cls gene encoding cardiolipin synthase — protein MRFRQRFARYCSPFAWLLALCLSCGVVACKSLPDVEPEAPAKAVPTIATTKGALPPKQASALAARRWANASGNLKALAALEEQATGVPLIAGNKVTLLFDGPATMREMMAAARAATSSINLETYIFDQDPVGIEFADLLIEKQRQGVVVNVMVDAVGALATPAAFFDRMRQAGIRVLVFNPVNPAKARGKWELNNRNHRKLMVVDGKVAFTGGINISSTYANSSLFRSRQKPGQVDGDKVGWRDTHVKIEGPAVAPLQWSFVNLWVQQEGGELPQAEYFPTLTPAGDKIIRVLASDPDHESDIYKALVIAISEAKKSIHITSAYFVPDQQIVDALIAAAKRGVDVRLVLPGVSDHSLIRYAGQGFYDQLLAGGVRIFELQIAVLHAKTAVIDGVWSTIGSANIDRRSFIHNYELNVVVIDPAFGAAMESAFNEDLRDSKEVTLERWRHRPWSDRIKEWMARLGEYWI, from the coding sequence ATGAGATTCCGACAGCGCTTTGCACGTTATTGCTCCCCGTTCGCCTGGCTGCTGGCCCTGTGCCTCAGTTGCGGCGTCGTCGCGTGCAAGTCGCTGCCGGATGTCGAACCCGAAGCGCCCGCGAAGGCTGTGCCCACGATCGCGACGACGAAGGGGGCCCTGCCGCCGAAGCAGGCATCCGCCCTCGCCGCGCGGCGCTGGGCCAATGCGAGCGGCAACCTGAAGGCCTTGGCGGCGCTGGAAGAACAGGCGACGGGCGTGCCCCTCATCGCGGGCAACAAGGTCACGCTGCTGTTCGACGGCCCCGCGACGATGCGCGAAATGATGGCCGCCGCGCGCGCCGCCACCAGTTCCATCAATCTCGAAACCTATATCTTCGACCAGGACCCCGTCGGGATCGAATTCGCCGACCTGCTGATCGAGAAGCAGCGCCAGGGTGTGGTCGTAAACGTGATGGTCGACGCCGTCGGCGCCCTTGCGACGCCGGCCGCCTTTTTTGATCGCATGCGCCAGGCCGGTATCCGCGTGCTGGTCTTCAACCCGGTCAATCCCGCCAAGGCGCGCGGCAAGTGGGAGCTGAACAACCGCAACCACCGCAAGCTGATGGTCGTCGACGGCAAGGTCGCGTTCACGGGCGGCATCAACATCAGCAGCACGTATGCGAACAGCTCGCTGTTCCGCTCGCGCCAGAAGCCGGGCCAGGTCGACGGCGACAAGGTCGGCTGGCGCGATACCCACGTCAAGATCGAAGGCCCGGCCGTCGCGCCGCTGCAGTGGTCGTTCGTGAACCTGTGGGTGCAGCAGGAAGGCGGCGAGCTGCCGCAGGCCGAATATTTTCCGACGCTGACGCCGGCCGGCGACAAGATCATCCGCGTGCTCGCGTCCGACCCGGACCACGAGTCGGACATCTACAAGGCCCTCGTCATCGCGATTAGCGAGGCGAAGAAATCGATCCACATCACGTCGGCCTATTTCGTGCCCGACCAGCAGATCGTCGACGCGCTCATCGCCGCGGCGAAACGCGGCGTGGACGTGCGGCTCGTGCTGCCGGGCGTGTCGGACCACAGCCTGATCCGCTACGCCGGCCAGGGCTTCTACGACCAGTTGCTGGCCGGTGGCGTGCGTATCTTCGAGCTGCAGATCGCCGTGCTGCACGCAAAGACGGCAGTGATCGACGGCGTCTGGTCGACGATCGGCTCGGCCAACATCGACCGGCGCAGCTTCATCCACAACTACGAGTTGAACGTGGTCGTCATCGACCCCGCGTTCGGCGCGGCGATGGAGAGCGCGTTCAACGAGGATCTGCGCGACTCGAAGGAGGTCACGCTGGAGCGGTGGCGGCACCGGCCGTGGTCCGACCGGATCAAGGAGTGGATGGCGCGGCTTGGGGAGTACTGGATCTGA
- a CDS encoding metallophosphoesterase family protein, with product MRTLVHLSDLHFGRVDAMLLDPLRELVHKLAPNVVVVSGDLTQRAKSEQFEEAKAWLDTLPGPQIIVPGNHDISLYNVFRRFLLPLDRYKRYITNDLDPVYIDDEIAVLGVNTARSLTFKDGRVNKEQVEKIRATLSGLPKEVTRVVVTHHPFDLPKGAEEDDLVDRANMAMDVFAELGIDLLMAGHLHMSHAGNTQARYKISEYAALVVQAGTATSTRGRGEVNSFNVIRIEPQRIEVDRYGWDSVHNQFQVLNTEKFMRSGNVWTEVPDGMMAAGI from the coding sequence ATGCGCACACTCGTCCACCTGTCCGACCTGCACTTCGGCCGTGTCGACGCCATGCTGCTCGACCCGCTGCGCGAACTGGTCCACAAGCTGGCGCCCAACGTCGTCGTCGTCTCCGGCGACCTGACCCAGCGCGCCAAGAGCGAGCAGTTCGAGGAAGCGAAGGCCTGGCTCGACACGTTGCCGGGCCCGCAGATCATCGTGCCGGGCAACCACGACATTTCGCTGTACAACGTGTTCCGCCGCTTCCTGCTGCCGCTCGACCGCTACAAGCGCTACATCACAAACGACCTCGACCCCGTCTACATCGACGACGAGATCGCCGTGCTGGGCGTGAACACGGCTCGCTCGCTCACGTTCAAGGACGGACGCGTCAACAAGGAGCAAGTGGAAAAGATCCGCGCGACCCTGTCCGGGCTGCCGAAGGAGGTTACGCGCGTCGTCGTCACGCACCACCCGTTCGACCTGCCGAAAGGGGCGGAAGAGGACGACCTCGTCGACCGCGCGAACATGGCGATGGACGTGTTCGCCGAACTGGGCATCGACCTGTTGATGGCGGGCCACCTGCACATGAGCCACGCGGGCAACACGCAGGCGCGCTACAAGATCAGCGAATACGCCGCGCTCGTCGTGCAGGCCGGCACGGCGACGTCCACGCGCGGGCGGGGCGAAGTGAATTCGTTCAACGTGATCCGCATCGAGCCCCAGCGCATCGAGGTCGACCGCTATGGCTGGGACAGCGTGCACAACCAGTTCCAGGTGCTGAACACGGAGAAGTTCATGCGCAGCGGAAACGTCTGGACGGAAGTGCCGGATGGGATGATGGCGGCCGGGATCTGA
- a CDS encoding diacylglycerol/lipid kinase family protein: protein MKPVTVIVNAGAGTGHDEAACDALQTQLTDAGLDAELVRADGGDRMISAARSALAQGARLVVAGGGDGTINAVASVMVDSGVPFGVLPLGTLNHFAKDLGIPLDLGAAVRNLATGRPVNVDVGEVNGRIFLNNSSLGLYPDIVRDREKQQRRLGRGKWPAAAWAALAALRRYPFLSMRLTVNGERLARRTPFVFIGNNAYTMQGLAIGERARLDEGVLSLYVAQHPTRLGLLRFAFDALVGRLGQERDFDVLTAPAFDIDTHRHHLLVATDGEVTEMHPPLRYRMRPGALTVLVPPVENDVNQP from the coding sequence GTGAAGCCCGTGACCGTGATCGTCAACGCGGGCGCCGGTACCGGGCACGACGAAGCCGCGTGCGATGCGCTGCAAACGCAACTAACCGACGCAGGCCTGGACGCGGAGCTCGTGCGGGCAGACGGCGGCGACCGGATGATCAGCGCAGCCAGGAGCGCGCTGGCGCAGGGCGCACGCCTTGTCGTAGCCGGCGGCGGCGACGGCACGATCAATGCCGTGGCGTCCGTGATGGTCGACAGCGGCGTGCCGTTCGGCGTACTGCCGCTGGGCACGCTCAATCACTTCGCCAAGGACCTCGGCATTCCGCTCGACCTCGGCGCGGCCGTGCGCAACCTCGCGACGGGAAGGCCCGTGAACGTCGACGTGGGCGAGGTGAACGGCCGCATCTTCTTGAACAATAGCAGCCTCGGCCTGTACCCGGACATCGTGCGCGACCGCGAAAAGCAGCAGCGCCGCCTCGGCCGCGGCAAATGGCCGGCCGCCGCCTGGGCCGCGCTCGCGGCGCTGCGGCGCTATCCGTTCCTGTCGATGCGCCTCACCGTCAACGGCGAGCGGCTCGCGCGGCGTACGCCGTTCGTCTTTATCGGCAACAATGCCTACACGATGCAGGGCCTGGCGATCGGCGAGCGGGCGCGCCTCGACGAAGGCGTGCTGAGCCTGTACGTGGCGCAGCATCCGACGCGCCTGGGCCTGCTGCGCTTCGCGTTCGATGCGCTGGTCGGCCGCCTCGGGCAGGAGCGCGACTTCGACGTGCTGACGGCGCCGGCGTTCGACATCGACACGCACCGCCACCACCTGCTCGTGGCGACCGATGGCGAAGTGACGGAGATGCACCCGCCGTTACGCTACCGGATGCGGCCTGGCGCACTGACGGTACTCGTGCCGCCGGTAGAGAATGACGTCAATCAACCATAA